In the Topomyia yanbarensis strain Yona2022 chromosome 3, ASM3024719v1, whole genome shotgun sequence genome, one interval contains:
- the LOC131686949 gene encoding uncharacterized protein LOC131686949, giving the protein MCDNALNFVGAKRELDELVQLFNSEQFQQSVARGAQHDRIDFRFIPPRSPNFGGLWEAAVKSFKGHFKRTIGNRVLQHDEMQTVVAQIEAILNSRPLTSISHDTSDFEALTPGHFLIQRPLTAVPEPSMEDVPENRLTIWQRSQDVVQRI; this is encoded by the coding sequence ATGTGTGACAATGCTCTCAACTTTGTAGGCGCCAAACGTGAACTTGATGAGTTGGTTCAACTTTTCAATTCCGAGCAGTTTCAACAATCCGTAGCACGAGGAGCCCAGCACGACAGAATAGATTTTCGGTTCATCCCTCCAAGATCACCAAACTTTGGAGGGCTGTGGGAAGCAGCAGTAAAATCCTTTAAGGGACATTTCAAGCGCACAATCGGTAATCGAGTTCTGCAGCACGACGAGATGCAAACAGTAGTTGCACAGATCGAAGCGATTCTCAACTCTCGACCACTAACTTCAATTAGTCACGACACATCAGATTTCGAGGCTCTGACTCCCGGTCACTTCCTGATCCAGCGACCGTTAACGGCGGTTCCCGAGCCCAGCATGGAGGATGTTCCAGAAAATAGGCTAACTATTTGGCAGAGGTCGCAAGATGTCGTTCAACGCATATGA